In the genome of Bremerella sp. P1, the window AAGCCAAACTTCTGATCCATGCCATGTACATGCTCCTCAACCTTCATCCTCCACCGCTAGCTGGTGAATAATGTTGTCGCAGGGAGAGGGCTAGGGTGAGGGTTTATGGAGCGATGAGCATCGCCAGCCAAAGTTCCTCTCCCATTTCGATCCCAAGGGCGGAAGGCCCAGCCGACGACGCTTGGTGCGTTGAAACGCGTTCTAGGATCGAGACTAATCCTCTTCCGGATTCAATCGCTGATAGGCCTCATCGGCCCAGGGGGAATCCGGATTGAGCTCTAGGCACTTCTGCCAATGGCCGGTCGCTTCGCGTTCGCGACCTAGTTCGTCGAGCGTGCGGGCCAAGTGATAGTGGGCATCGCAGTAATCGTCATACACTTCGATCGCGTCTCGCAGGGCCGAGACCGCTTCGACGAGTTGCCCTGCTTCGGCCAGCACGCAGCCGAGGTTTGCCCGGGCTTCAATCATGTCGGGATCGAGCTCGATCGCCGTGTGGTACCGCTCGATGGCTCCGTGCAGATGGCCTGCCCGGTATAGCAGTTCGGCCAGGCGGAACGATCGCTCGGCACTCGCCCCGCCGATTGCCAGGGCAGATCGCAGGCAGCGGATCGCTTCTTCCAGCTGCTCGTCATCCTCGTAGTCCGCGGCACGGGCGTCCCACTGCTCAGCCGTTTCCGGTTCGTAGCTTCCGGGATCGACGACATTGAACTCTTCGGAGAAGTCCTCATCGCGATCGAAGTCGAAACGCATCTGGCCGCCTGGTTCGACGAGCCCTTCCCCTTGCCGCAGCAGAATGTCGCGGCCTTCGACCATCACCGAAAGCTGCACGAGTGGCCGCTGCACGTCAGGGAGGTATTCGGAAATTGCCGACAGCTGACGTTCGATCCGATCAGGCGATAAGCCGGAAGCCAGCATCGCGGCCAACTGCTTGGCGGTGGCGACCTCGCGGTAGTCGAAGTAAGGGAGGCTGCGAACTTGCCGGGCCGGAACGATCAGCCCTCGCCGATGCCAGCGACGAATGATCGACTTAGAGACCCCCAACAGGTCCGATAGCATCGCCGGCGTATAAAGTCGATGCAGCTTCTGATGGGGTTCAATCAGGCCAAGCCACTGCCAGAGGGTTGTTTCGCTGATGAA includes:
- a CDS encoding tetratricopeptide repeat protein encodes the protein MATDWAKSNEAGDLSGKRVAIIGKLAGMTRREVFTALREADATPSDKVDERVDVIVFGENDLTGLGDQGISAELQEKAAAGDLKFISETTLWQWLGLIEPHQKLHRLYTPAMLSDLLGVSKSIIRRWHRRGLIVPARQVRSLPYFDYREVATAKQLAAMLASGLSPDRIERQLSAISEYLPDVQRPLVQLSVMVEGRDILLRQGEGLVEPGGQMRFDFDRDEDFSEEFNVVDPGSYEPETAEQWDARAADYEDDEQLEEAIRCLRSALAIGGASAERSFRLAELLYRAGHLHGAIERYHTAIELDPDMIEARANLGCVLAEAGQLVEAVSALRDAIEVYDDYCDAHYHLARTLDELGREREATGHWQKCLELNPDSPWADEAYQRLNPEED